From one Streptomyces mobaraensis genomic stretch:
- a CDS encoding S-(hydroxymethyl)mycothiol dehydrogenase, producing MAQEVRGVVAPGKNQPVRGETIVVPDPGPGEAVVKVQACGVCHTDLHYKQGGINDDFPFLLGHEAAGVVEAVGEGVTEVAPGDFVVLNWRAVCGQCRACLRGRPQYCFATHNARQKMTLTDGTELSPALGIGAFAEKTLVAAGQCTKVDPEVSPAVAGLLGCGVMAGIGAAINTGGVGRGDSVAVIGCGGVGDAAIAGSRLAGAARIIAVDIDDRKLETARRMGATHTVNSRSTDPVEAIRELTGGFGADVVIEAVGRPETYEQAFYARDLAGTVVLVGVPTPDMRIDLPLLDVFGRGGALKSSWYGDCLPSRDFPMLVDLHLQGRLDLAAFVTETIGLDDVEAAFDRMHQGDVLRSVVVF from the coding sequence GTGGCACAGGAAGTCCGGGGCGTGGTGGCGCCGGGGAAGAACCAGCCGGTGCGGGGCGAGACCATCGTGGTGCCGGACCCGGGGCCCGGCGAGGCCGTCGTGAAGGTGCAGGCGTGCGGTGTCTGCCACACCGACCTGCACTACAAGCAGGGCGGAATCAACGACGACTTCCCGTTCCTGCTGGGCCACGAGGCGGCCGGCGTGGTCGAGGCGGTCGGCGAGGGCGTGACCGAGGTGGCGCCCGGCGACTTCGTCGTCCTCAACTGGCGTGCCGTCTGCGGCCAGTGCCGGGCCTGTCTGCGCGGCCGCCCGCAGTACTGCTTCGCCACGCACAACGCCCGGCAGAAGATGACCCTGACCGACGGCACCGAGCTGTCGCCCGCCCTGGGCATCGGCGCGTTCGCCGAGAAGACGCTGGTCGCCGCCGGCCAGTGCACCAAGGTCGACCCCGAGGTCTCCCCCGCCGTCGCCGGGCTGCTCGGCTGCGGCGTGATGGCGGGCATCGGTGCCGCCATCAACACCGGCGGGGTGGGCCGCGGCGACTCGGTGGCCGTCATCGGCTGCGGCGGCGTCGGCGACGCGGCCATCGCCGGCTCGCGGCTCGCGGGCGCGGCCCGGATCATCGCCGTCGACATCGACGACCGCAAGCTGGAGACGGCCCGCCGGATGGGCGCCACCCACACGGTGAACTCGCGCTCCACCGACCCGGTCGAGGCGATCCGCGAGCTGACCGGCGGCTTCGGCGCCGACGTCGTCATCGAGGCGGTCGGCCGCCCGGAGACGTACGAGCAGGCGTTCTACGCCCGCGACCTGGCCGGCACCGTCGTCCTGGTGGGCGTCCCGACCCCGGACATGCGGATCGACCTGCCGCTGCTCGACGTCTTCGGCCGCGGCGGCGCCCTGAAGTCGTCCTGGTACGGCGACTGCCTGCCGTCCCGCGACTTCCCGATGCTCGTCGACCTGCACCTCCAGGGCCGGCTCGACCTGGCGGCGTTCGTCACCGAGACCATCGGCCTGGACGACGTCGAGGCGGCCTTCGACCGGATGCACCAGGGCGACGTGCTGCGCTCGGTGGTGGTGTTCTGA
- a CDS encoding MFS transporter, translating to MPKNRSFTFRDRPIALLSSGHACVDVYQGAVAALVPFFVSERAYTYAAASGVVLASSLLSSVVQPLFGALTDRWALPWLLTVSTLVAGVGVALSGLGGSYALTLAAVAVSGIGVAAYHPESARVARRASRGSHVAMGWFSLGGNLGFAAAPLLVSAVVATGGLRATPLLVVPAVVGAALCAAALRMVRAPGDAAGPKAASRPAGRDDWASFRRLTGAIMCRSVVFVGLSAFVSLHIRQRTGWGQLAGTAALFVLYAGGAAGTVAGGKLAGRYGRTTIVRWSYALAVPAVAGVVLVPGPALYLFVALTSAALYVPFSLHVTLGQDYLPHRVGTASGVTLGLAVSVGGVASPLIGALADVTSLRVALAPLIALPAVGWLLLRPLREPDAPGAPRVPGAAPAADAPSAPREA from the coding sequence GTGCCGAAGAACCGATCCTTCACCTTCCGCGACCGCCCGATCGCGCTGCTGTCCTCGGGCCACGCCTGCGTGGACGTCTACCAGGGGGCCGTCGCCGCCCTGGTCCCGTTCTTCGTCTCGGAACGGGCCTACACCTACGCCGCCGCCTCGGGCGTCGTCCTGGCCTCCTCGCTGCTGTCGTCGGTGGTGCAGCCGCTGTTCGGGGCGCTCACCGACCGGTGGGCCCTGCCGTGGCTGCTGACGGTGAGCACGCTGGTGGCCGGGGTGGGCGTCGCCCTCAGCGGGCTCGGCGGCTCGTACGCGCTGACCCTGGCCGCCGTCGCCGTGTCCGGGATAGGCGTGGCCGCGTACCATCCCGAATCCGCCCGGGTGGCGCGCCGGGCGAGCCGGGGCAGCCATGTGGCGATGGGCTGGTTCTCCCTCGGCGGCAATCTCGGCTTCGCCGCGGCGCCGCTGCTGGTCTCCGCCGTCGTCGCCACCGGCGGCCTGCGGGCGACGCCGCTGCTGGTGGTCCCGGCCGTCGTGGGCGCGGCCCTGTGCGCGGCGGCGCTGCGCATGGTCCGCGCGCCGGGGGACGCGGCGGGCCCGAAGGCCGCGTCCCGCCCGGCCGGACGGGACGACTGGGCGTCGTTCCGCCGGCTCACCGGGGCCATCATGTGCCGTTCGGTGGTCTTCGTCGGCCTGAGCGCGTTCGTCTCGCTGCACATCCGCCAGCGCACCGGCTGGGGGCAACTGGCCGGTACGGCGGCCCTGTTCGTGCTGTACGCCGGTGGCGCGGCGGGCACGGTGGCGGGCGGGAAGCTGGCCGGGCGGTACGGGCGGACGACGATCGTCCGCTGGTCGTACGCCCTGGCGGTGCCGGCGGTCGCGGGCGTCGTCCTCGTCCCCGGCCCGGCGCTCTACCTGTTCGTGGCCCTGACCTCGGCCGCGCTGTACGTCCCGTTCTCCCTGCACGTCACGCTCGGCCAGGACTACCTGCCGCACCGCGTGGGCACCGCGAGCGGCGTCACCCTCGGCCTGGCGGTCAGCGTCGGCGGCGTCGCGAGCCCGCTGATCGGCGCCCTCGCCGACGTCACGTCGCTGCGCGTCGCGCTCGCGCCGCTGATCGCCCTGCCCGCCGTCGGCTGGCTGCTGCTGCGCCCGCTGCGCGAGCCCGACGCGCCGGGGGCGCCCCGCGTGCCCGGCGCGGCGCCGGCGGCCGATGCCCCGAGCGCGCCCCGGGAGGCGTGA
- a CDS encoding FAD-dependent monooxygenase, with the protein MAGRRPTIAVVGGGIGGLATAVALRRSGLDAVVHEQAPEPTVTGAGVAIGANGHRVLRSLGVDRRLAATSVAPLRVDFRHWRTGRTVAGLGVGDGYERRFGAPFWHLERSALQDALLAAADGIPVRFGARCTGVERTPDGAVVRFADGSAAEADAVVGADGIHSAVRGAVFGPDEAVFSGTSGYRALVPLDRLPDLPELAEPVLWLWVGPGRHVVVYPVAGGRLLNLLAVVPDPAWTVESWVTEGRTADLLAAFDGWHPALTGLLAAVDRPGRWALYDREPRRVWTRGRVTLLGDAAHPMLPHHGQGANQALEDAAVLAALLADAAPADVPAALRRYELTRRPRTRAIQAGSRQNATCLHLPDGPQAAARDAGLGTLPDRLAWIHGHDPVGALGTPARG; encoded by the coding sequence ATGGCCGGAAGACGGCCCACCATCGCGGTCGTCGGCGGGGGCATCGGCGGACTGGCCACCGCCGTCGCGCTGCGGCGGAGCGGACTCGACGCCGTCGTCCACGAACAGGCGCCGGAGCCGACGGTCACCGGCGCGGGCGTCGCCATCGGCGCCAACGGCCACCGCGTGCTGCGCTCCCTGGGCGTCGACCGGCGGCTCGCGGCGACGTCCGTCGCCCCGCTGCGCGTCGACTTCCGGCACTGGCGCACGGGCCGGACGGTAGCCGGGCTCGGGGTCGGCGACGGTTACGAGCGGCGGTTCGGCGCCCCCTTCTGGCACCTCGAACGCTCCGCCCTGCAGGACGCGCTGCTCGCCGCCGCCGACGGGATACCGGTGCGCTTCGGCGCCCGCTGCACCGGCGTGGAGCGGACCCCCGACGGCGCCGTCGTCCGCTTCGCCGACGGCTCGGCGGCCGAGGCGGACGCGGTGGTCGGCGCGGACGGCATCCACTCCGCCGTCCGCGGCGCCGTCTTCGGCCCCGACGAGGCGGTCTTCTCCGGCACCAGCGGCTACCGCGCCCTCGTCCCCCTCGACCGGCTGCCCGACCTGCCCGAACTCGCCGAGCCCGTCCTGTGGCTGTGGGTCGGCCCCGGCCGGCACGTGGTGGTCTACCCGGTCGCGGGCGGCCGTCTGCTCAATCTCCTGGCCGTCGTCCCGGACCCCGCGTGGACCGTCGAGTCCTGGGTCACGGAAGGCCGGACGGCCGACCTGCTGGCCGCGTTCGACGGCTGGCACCCGGCCCTCACCGGCCTGCTGGCCGCCGTCGACCGCCCGGGCCGCTGGGCGCTGTACGACCGCGAGCCCCGGCGCGTCTGGACGCGCGGCCGGGTGACCCTGCTCGGCGACGCCGCGCACCCCATGCTGCCGCACCACGGGCAGGGGGCGAACCAGGCGCTGGAGGACGCGGCCGTCCTCGCCGCCCTGCTCGCCGACGCGGCGCCGGCCGACGTCCCCGCCGCCCTGCGCCGCTACGAGCTGACGCGCCGCCCCAGAACCCGCGCCATCCAGGCCGGCTCCCGGCAGAACGCCACCTGCCTCCACCTCCCCGACGGCCCCCAGGCCGCGGCCCGCGACGCGGGCCTCGGCACGCTTCCGGACCGGCTGGCCTGGATCCACGGGCACGATCCGGTGGGGGCGCTCGGGACGCCGGCGCGGGGGTGA
- a CDS encoding DUF7683 domain-containing protein encodes MGSTHYTVTAYPKDSDFPAGETELTDADPAFLAGLFGIPVERFVDVYPMDAGHMAVLERTAGLAFDPAVYDYFLEVTAG; translated from the coding sequence ATCGGTTCCACGCATTACACCGTCACCGCCTACCCGAAGGACTCCGACTTCCCCGCGGGCGAGACGGAGCTGACGGACGCGGACCCGGCTTTCCTGGCCGGGCTGTTCGGGATCCCGGTCGAGCGGTTCGTGGACGTCTACCCCATGGACGCCGGGCACATGGCGGTGCTGGAGCGGACGGCCGGTCTCGCCTTCGACCCGGCCGTCTACGACTACTTCCTCGAGGTCACGGCCGGCTGA
- a CDS encoding cold shock domain-containing protein: MSVVTGKIIRFDEFRGYGFVAPDTGGEDVFVHVNDVQADKRLIVPGAFVEFSVEEGERGLKASHVRLLDRASARPAEVPAEGYVPGPSGDDGDCDVLSAKEFTDEVTELLLGAAPTMTAEQILLVRQRLVRLAVNHGWVEA, from the coding sequence ATGTCTGTGGTCACGGGTAAGATAATTCGCTTCGACGAATTCCGGGGGTATGGGTTCGTCGCCCCGGACACCGGCGGCGAGGATGTGTTCGTCCACGTCAACGACGTCCAGGCGGACAAGCGCCTGATCGTCCCCGGCGCTTTCGTCGAGTTCTCCGTGGAGGAGGGCGAGCGGGGCCTCAAGGCGTCCCACGTCCGCCTGCTGGACCGGGCGTCCGCCCGGCCGGCGGAGGTCCCGGCGGAGGGTTACGTGCCCGGCCCGTCGGGCGACGACGGCGACTGCGACGTGCTGTCCGCCAAGGAGTTCACGGACGAGGTCACCGAACTCCTCCTCGGCGCGGCGCCCACCATGACGGCGGAGCAGATCCTCCTGGTCCGCCAGCGCCTCGTCCGCCTGGCCGTCAACCACGGCTGGGTCGAGGCTTAG
- a CDS encoding quinone oxidoreductase family protein → MRAVVIRRFGGPEVLETAELPEPVAGPGESVVDVVLAGVNYGDLEVRAGVYQPPRLPAVLGAEVVGVRRRDGRRVAALLRDGGGYAEVAVARDAYTVELPDGIDDRAGAALVEQGCTAYAALVTAGRLRAGERVAVASAAGGVGHLAVQLARALGASVVAGTASSPAKREFVRRLGADHAAGDPEELPALLPDGVDLYLDSLGGPRVEAALAALAPFGRLVSIGHREEPAVVAVDALTRRSLGVVTLWMRQVLEADGLFAEVAGRVLALAGEGRLVPHIDRIVPLDGVAGAHEAVAARETSGKLLVDVRAAGC, encoded by the coding sequence ATGCGGGCTGTGGTGATACGCCGGTTCGGCGGCCCCGAGGTGCTGGAGACGGCGGAGCTCCCGGAGCCGGTCGCCGGTCCGGGCGAGTCCGTCGTCGACGTGGTGCTGGCGGGCGTCAACTACGGGGACCTGGAGGTACGGGCGGGCGTCTACCAGCCGCCGCGGCTGCCGGCGGTCCTCGGCGCGGAGGTCGTCGGGGTCCGGCGGCGGGACGGCCGGCGGGTGGCCGCGCTGCTGCGCGACGGGGGCGGCTACGCGGAGGTGGCCGTCGCCCGGGACGCGTACACCGTGGAACTCCCCGACGGCATCGACGACCGCGCGGGCGCCGCCCTGGTCGAGCAGGGCTGCACGGCGTACGCCGCCCTGGTCACGGCCGGCCGGCTGCGGGCGGGGGAACGGGTGGCGGTCGCCTCCGCCGCCGGCGGGGTCGGCCACCTGGCGGTGCAACTGGCCCGCGCCCTCGGGGCGTCCGTGGTCGCGGGAACGGCCTCGTCGCCGGCCAAGCGGGAGTTCGTCCGCCGGCTCGGCGCGGACCACGCGGCCGGGGATCCCGAGGAGCTGCCGGCGCTGCTCCCGGACGGCGTCGACCTCTACCTGGACTCGCTGGGCGGCCCGCGCGTCGAGGCCGCGCTCGCCGCCCTGGCCCCCTTCGGCCGGCTCGTCTCCATCGGCCACCGCGAGGAACCGGCCGTCGTCGCCGTCGACGCGCTCACCCGGCGCTCGCTCGGTGTGGTGACGCTGTGGATGCGGCAAGTCCTGGAAGCGGACGGCCTGTTCGCGGAGGTGGCCGGCCGGGTCCTCGCGCTCGCGGGCGAGGGCCGGCTCGTCCCGCACATCGACCGGATCGTCCCACTGGACGGCGTCGCCGGCGCGCACGAGGCCGTCGCCGCCCGGGAGACGTCCGGAAAGCTGCTGGTGGACGTCCGGGCGGCGGGGTGTTGA
- a CDS encoding glycine amidinotransferase, which produces MSLNSYDSWSPLREVVVGSAENYSSHERELSFDLFFHDEMPYSRMYYPRHRAPGEDASGEDGTDTGARQSPIKQRYVEELQEDVEGMVDTLTSLGVTVHRPAPLAEHIEVRTPTFRAAVIPALNVRDNSIVLGDEVIETAPQVRARYFETQLLKPVFADYFRRGARWTVMPRPLMTDASFDLSYVTAHTAPGELMEPITDPRPSPYDVGHEMMIDGAQCLRLGRDVFVNVSTANHALGCDWLERHLEGRFRVHRLDSLSDSHIDSTVLALRPGLLLVRTPQIAERLPKRLRSWDMIFPPEPEDNQFPVYDDDDLLLTSRYIDLNVLSVAPDTVLVNSACPELIRTLEKHRFTVVPVRHRHRRLFGGGLHCFTLDTVREGSAPEDYLEG; this is translated from the coding sequence ATGTCCCTGAACAGCTACGACAGCTGGTCCCCCTTGCGTGAAGTGGTCGTCGGCTCGGCCGAGAACTACTCCTCCCACGAGCGGGAGCTGTCCTTCGACCTGTTCTTCCACGACGAGATGCCGTACAGCCGCATGTACTACCCGCGCCACCGGGCGCCGGGCGAGGACGCGTCCGGCGAGGACGGCACCGACACCGGGGCCCGGCAGAGCCCCATCAAGCAGCGCTACGTCGAGGAGCTCCAGGAGGACGTCGAGGGGATGGTCGACACCCTCACCTCCCTCGGCGTCACCGTGCACCGGCCCGCGCCGCTCGCCGAGCACATCGAGGTCCGCACGCCCACCTTCCGGGCCGCCGTCATCCCGGCCCTCAACGTCCGCGACAACAGCATCGTCCTCGGCGACGAGGTCATCGAGACGGCCCCGCAGGTGCGCGCCCGCTACTTCGAGACGCAGCTCCTCAAGCCGGTGTTCGCCGACTACTTCCGGCGCGGCGCACGCTGGACGGTCATGCCCCGGCCGCTGATGACCGACGCCTCCTTCGACCTGTCCTACGTCACGGCACACACCGCCCCCGGCGAGCTGATGGAGCCGATCACCGATCCCCGGCCGTCGCCGTACGACGTCGGGCACGAGATGATGATCGACGGCGCGCAGTGCCTGCGGCTGGGCCGGGACGTCTTCGTCAACGTCTCCACCGCCAACCACGCCCTCGGCTGCGACTGGCTGGAGCGCCACCTGGAGGGGCGTTTCCGGGTGCACCGGCTGGACTCGCTGTCCGACAGCCACATCGACAGCACCGTGCTGGCGCTCCGCCCCGGGCTGCTGCTGGTGCGCACCCCGCAGATCGCCGAGCGGCTGCCCAAGCGGCTCCGCTCCTGGGACATGATCTTCCCGCCGGAGCCGGAGGACAACCAGTTCCCCGTCTACGACGATGACGATCTCCTCCTGACCAGCCGCTACATCGACCTCAACGTGCTGTCCGTCGCCCCCGACACCGTCCTCGTCAACTCCGCCTGCCCGGAGCTGATCCGCACGCTGGAGAAGCACCGCTTCACCGTGGTGCCGGTGCGCCACCGCCACCGCCGCCTCTTCGGCGGCGGCCTGCACTGCTTCACCCTCGACACGGTCCGGGAGGGCTCCGCGCCCGAGGACTACCTGGAGGGCTGA